The following coding sequences are from one Venturia canescens isolate UGA chromosome 5, ASM1945775v1, whole genome shotgun sequence window:
- the LOC122411616 gene encoding low density lipoprotein receptor adapter protein 1-like isoform X2, whose product MPFFKKLRIFSRHKKLCEEWALANSRECVEGVVGGLAGKGLGHEDHDELGAHATSEVTFALKYLGSTLVETPSNEEATAEAIKTVITMAKACGKKLQRVSLAVSLRGIRMTDLSTEEDHLQVSIYRISYCSADATHDHVFAFIATNMNETMECHAFLCPKRKMAQTVTLTVARAFNTAYEAWQLSQADPRIHHPPQDKSPSFNRTRREMRGEKSSELSEIRDGKNHEGVGETRKPRDEELEKNLLIDLSNESEKVANSWVCFEEENGNLLTGKKITKKSVGNSIPMTAMRQTSLNSTPSHHVVPRPTPGFKVQNAWGESHSVNLMCS is encoded by the exons ATGCCCTTTTTCAAGAAACTTCGTATTTTTTCCAGACACAAGA agcTCTGCGAGGAATGGGCTCTGGCGAATAGTCGGGAATGCGTGGAGGGTGTCGTCGGTGGCCTCGCTGGTAAAGGCCTCGGTCACGAGGATCACGATGAACTAGGTGCCCATGCCACATCCGAGGTGACTTTCGCCCTCAAGTATCTCGGCAGTACCCTCGTCGAGACACCCTCCAACGAAGAGGCAACGGCCGAAGCTATTAAAACCGTCATCACCATG GCCAAAGCATGTGGAAAAAAGTTACAAAGGGTCTCGCTCGCTGTGAGTCTGCGAGGGATACGGATGACGGATTTGTCGACCGAGGAAGATCATCTCCAAGTCTCGATATACAG AATATCTTATTGCTCGGCCGACGCGACTCACGATCACGTGTTCGCCTTCATAGCGACTAATATGAACGAGACGATGGAGTGCCATGCTTTTCTCTGCCCGAAGAGAAAAATGGCCCAAACGGTGACTCTTACCGTTGCAAGAGCTTTCAACACGGCTTACGAAGCCTGGCAACTGTCGCAGGCTGATCCGAGGATTCATCATCCCCCTCAGGACAAGAGCCCATCTTTCAATCGGACGCGAAGAG AGAtgagaggagaaaaatcgaGTGAATTGTCGGAGATTCGGGATGGAAAGAATCACGAGGGAGTTGGAGAAACGAGGAAGCCCCGCGACGAGGAACTTGAAAAGAATTTGCTGATCGATCTGTCGAACGAGAGCGAAAAAGTGGCCAACTCTTGG GTTTGTTTCGAGGAAGAGAACGGAAATTTATTGACGGGAAAAAAGATAACGAAGAAATCCGTGGGAAACAGCATACCGATGACGGCGATGAGACAAACGAGTTTGAATTCGACCCCGAGTCATCACGTGGTGCCAAGACCAACGCCCGGTTTCAAGGTGCAAAATGCTTGGGGAGAATCCCACTCGGTCAATCTCATGTGTTCGTAG
- the LOC122411616 gene encoding low density lipoprotein receptor adapter protein 1-like isoform X1 produces the protein MSFFRGLWKSSSKHKKLCEEWALANSRECVEGVVGGLAGKGLGHEDHDELGAHATSEVTFALKYLGSTLVETPSNEEATAEAIKTVITMAKACGKKLQRVSLAVSLRGIRMTDLSTEEDHLQVSIYRISYCSADATHDHVFAFIATNMNETMECHAFLCPKRKMAQTVTLTVARAFNTAYEAWQLSQADPRIHHPPQDKSPSFNRTRREMRGEKSSELSEIRDGKNHEGVGETRKPRDEELEKNLLIDLSNESEKVANSWVCFEEENGNLLTGKKITKKSVGNSIPMTAMRQTSLNSTPSHHVVPRPTPGFKVQNAWGESHSVNLMCS, from the exons ATGTCATTCTTCAGGGGTCTATGGAAAAGCAGCTCCAAACACAAGA agcTCTGCGAGGAATGGGCTCTGGCGAATAGTCGGGAATGCGTGGAGGGTGTCGTCGGTGGCCTCGCTGGTAAAGGCCTCGGTCACGAGGATCACGATGAACTAGGTGCCCATGCCACATCCGAGGTGACTTTCGCCCTCAAGTATCTCGGCAGTACCCTCGTCGAGACACCCTCCAACGAAGAGGCAACGGCCGAAGCTATTAAAACCGTCATCACCATG GCCAAAGCATGTGGAAAAAAGTTACAAAGGGTCTCGCTCGCTGTGAGTCTGCGAGGGATACGGATGACGGATTTGTCGACCGAGGAAGATCATCTCCAAGTCTCGATATACAG AATATCTTATTGCTCGGCCGACGCGACTCACGATCACGTGTTCGCCTTCATAGCGACTAATATGAACGAGACGATGGAGTGCCATGCTTTTCTCTGCCCGAAGAGAAAAATGGCCCAAACGGTGACTCTTACCGTTGCAAGAGCTTTCAACACGGCTTACGAAGCCTGGCAACTGTCGCAGGCTGATCCGAGGATTCATCATCCCCCTCAGGACAAGAGCCCATCTTTCAATCGGACGCGAAGAG AGAtgagaggagaaaaatcgaGTGAATTGTCGGAGATTCGGGATGGAAAGAATCACGAGGGAGTTGGAGAAACGAGGAAGCCCCGCGACGAGGAACTTGAAAAGAATTTGCTGATCGATCTGTCGAACGAGAGCGAAAAAGTGGCCAACTCTTGG GTTTGTTTCGAGGAAGAGAACGGAAATTTATTGACGGGAAAAAAGATAACGAAGAAATCCGTGGGAAACAGCATACCGATGACGGCGATGAGACAAACGAGTTTGAATTCGACCCCGAGTCATCACGTGGTGCCAAGACCAACGCCCGGTTTCAAGGTGCAAAATGCTTGGGGAGAATCCCACTCGGTCAATCTCATGTGTTCGTAG
- the LOC122410815 gene encoding venom metalloproteinase 2-like, with protein sequence MGLLNIAVFLIALVPSSLCYKLERNQGTNEKDPVIEYLRLDPTAHHELVSLEITELRKQQEEDESLPAGKRVHIRAFGSDVDLWLHPKDSILVTENTPIYVSRYSEYLPGNADIVEWPGIMKSLGQIYEDADRLASFVICTDSYGRTTVNGRIESMNLVVRSLPERVVSEYVEQRRPANASTHQFPDATYHVVYRTSGILEKAYPMTGLNARRVEKRTNERPGVPKVIYPKILLVIDHSMYKLYKNDVNELLEYILTLANGIDLKYRSLESPSFRFHIAGILLAVEPEALPYISTVKLGEGAFNSTIAMKTARSFFYSIRESIPLATYDIALTLTRLKFGSPDNGDNVLGKAWVGVTCKDTEGNKALDAVAICLDDGTFSGIHVAAHELGHTFGLWHDAQQSDECSFRNGFLMAFTPYYTKNSSTFSNCSLNDFQRKIEYVLSSRVELGFGSMILSLPRPGVAMFFIRD encoded by the exons ATGGGTCTATTGAATATTGCTGTTTTTCTCATAGCCCTTGTACCGAGTTCATTATGTTATAAACTGGAAAGAAATCAAGGGACGAATGAGAAAGATCCGGTCATAGAGTACTTACGACTGGATCCCACCGCAC ATCATGAATTGGTCTCCCTCGAAATAACGGAACTCCGCAAGCAACAAGAGGAGGACGAGAGTCTGCCGGCCGGTAAACGCGTGCACATACGAGCTTTCGGCTCGGACGTTGATCTGTGGCTTCATCCGAAAGATTCGATCTTAGTGACGGAAAACACGCCTATTTACGTAAGCAGATATTCCGAATATCTGCCTGGCAATGCCGACATCGTAGAGTGGCCCGGA ATTATGAAATCCCTGGGCCAAATCTACGAAGATGCCGATCGTTTGGCTTCGTTCGTAATTTGCACGGATAGTTATGGAAGAACGACGGTC AACGGTCGAATAGAATCGATGAACCTCGTTGTTAGATCATTGCCCGAGAGAGTCGTCAGTGAATACGTAGAGCAACGACGTCCGGCGAACGCTTCGACCCATCAATTTCCAGATGCCACGTATCACGTGGTTTACAGGACGAgcggaattttggaaaaagctTATCCAATGACGG GCTTGAACGCGAGGCGGgttgaaaaaagaacgaaCGAAAGGCCCGGCGTACCAAAAGTcatttacccgaaaattctCCTGGTCATCGATCATAGCATGTACAA GCTTTACAAAAATGACGTAAACGAGCTTTTGGAATATATTTTAACTCTTGCAAACGGTATCGATCTCAAATATCGCAGTCTCGAATCTCCGAGCTTCAGATTCCACATCGCCGGAATACTTCTAGCTGTG GAACCGGAGGCTCTCCCGTACATCTCGACCGTAAAGCTCGGTGAAGGAGCGTTTAATTCGACCATAGCGATGAAGACTGCAAGATCATTCTTTTACTCCATACGAGAGTCCATTCCTTTGGCAACCTATGACATTGCCCTCACTCTGACCCG GCTCAAATTCGGTTCACCGGACAACGGAGACAATGTCTTGG GCAAAGCCTGGGTAGGGGTGACTTGCAAAGATACTGAAGGTAACAAAGCCCTCGATGCGGTCGCGATCTGTCTCGACGACGGCACATTTTCGGGTATCCACGTCGCGGCTCATGAGCTAGGACACAC ATTTGGTCTTTGGCACGATGCCCAACAATCCGATGAATGCAGCTTCAGGAATGGTTTTCTCATGGCCTTTACTCCTTATTACACGAAAAATTCGTCAACATTCTCCAATTGTTCGCTTAATGATTTCCAACGGAAAATCGAGTACGTACTCTCGTCGCGTGTCGAACTCGGTTTCGGTTCAATGATTTTATCGTTACCGCGACCAGGCGTTGCGATgtttttcattcgcgattga
- the LOC122411613 gene encoding venom metalloproteinase 3-like codes for MMKTGFTAITSKGLVSLSFLTVILATRNADLEDVHLRMNEDELKHTFSPLASTSIPEYEVVSLEWPRLHRRASSAGTRIRMNAFGKDIELWLHPTEGTLAAYDTPVILAESSTSTKTGVRFTKIPDGAMSVVGRILEDREKRATLLVKRSIDGHNYISGNVGSEGWIVRPLPDRFNDENVAAPNNFSSDPRIEEYDAPRLHVIYASPESTREGAYLEKPIGSENTGKISSRLKRTAATPDLVYPQILVFADYATYRLHGENVSRLLEYLLPFWNGVDLRYRSLEFPKVRLNIAGIVIATDSTALSFIKNNKVSEKVLNIFGAVSDFSKFMPNVQSSFPFSKYDVAITLSPFAMCSPQTSGSCPIGTLGIAYRAGACSIVKRGTPMNLGVAVVQDKGAFDGMHTAAHELGHLFGADHDGLGGSSCPSDTGNIMASTPILTRNSQDWSKCSLIAFDKFFNSDAASCMFNVPVPSTSVKRILPGELMTLDEQCAKLEGTKMCQQISPNVNPCINLRCVWSRNRNYCIEMSNAGADGSICGDKKICVHGRCLSESELLAR; via the exons ATGATGAAAA CCGGGTTCACGGCGATAACCAGCAAGGGACTGGTCAGCCTCAGCTTCTTAACCGTGATATTGGCCACACGAAATGCCGATCTTGAGGATGTGCACCTGCGAATGAACGAGGACGAGTTGAAGCACACTTTCTCACCCCTCGCTTCAACAA gTATACCGGAGTACGAGGTAGTATCTCTAGAATGGCCGAGATTGCACAGAAGAGCTTCAAGTGCGGGGACAAGAATACGTATGAATGCATTTGGCAAGGACATCGAGCTGTGGCTACATCCGACCGAAGGGACTCTCGCGGCTTATGACACCCCCGTAATCCTCGCTGAATCTTCTACCTCGACGAAGACGGGCGTTCGGTTTACCAAAATACCTGAT GGGGCGATGAGCGTCGTCGGAAGAATTTTAGAGGACAGAGAAAAACGAGCTACGTTGCTCGTAAAAAGAAGCATCGACGGTCATAATTACATT tcCGGCAACGTTGGCTCCGAGGGCTGGATCGTAAGGCCATTGCCCGATCGATTCAACGATGAAAATGTTGCGGCACCGAATAACTTTTCATCGGACCCGAGAATCGAAGAGTACGACGCGCCTCGTTTACACGTTATCTACGCGAGTCCCGAATCAACTCGAGAAGGAGCTTACCTCGAAAAAC CGATCGGGAGCGAAAATACGggaaaaatatcatcgagaTTGAAACGAACTGCTGCCACTCCGGATCTTGTCTATCCACAAATTCTCGTATTTGCCGATTACGCGACTTACAG GCTTCACGGTGAAAACGTATCGCGCCTTTTGGAATATTTACTCCCATTTTGGAACGGAGTTGATTTAAGATACCGAAGTTTAGAATTTCCGAAAGTGAGACTGAACATCGCGGGAATAGTGATAGCCACG GATTCCACAGCACTttctttcataaaaaataacaaagtcAGTGAGAAGGTGCTCAACATTTTCGGCGCGGTTTCCGACTTTAGCAAATTTATGCCAAACGTTCAATCGtcttttccattttcgaaATATGACGTTGCGATCACCCTCTCACC ATTCGCCATGTGTTCACCGCAAACTTCTGGTTCCTGTCCGATCGGAACCCTGG GTATAGCTTATCGGGCGGGAGCTTGTTCCATTGTGAAACGAGGTACTCCAATGAATTTGGGGGTAGCTGTAGTTCAGGACAAAGGGGCTTTCGATGGAATGCATACGGCTGCCCACGAATTGGGCCATTT ATTCGGAGCGGACCACGATGGTCTGGGAGGATCCTCGTGTCCGAGTGACACGGGTAATATAATGGCTTCGACCCCGATACTCACGAGAAACTCGCAGGACTGGTCCAAATGCAGCTTAATCgcgttcgataaatttttcaa CTCCGACGCGGCAAGCTGCATGTTCAACGTGCCAGTACCTTCGACGAGCGTGAAGCGAATTTTGCCAGGAGAACTGATGACGTTGGACGAGCAGTGCGCCAAGCTCGAAGGAACAAAAATGTGTCAA CAAATTTCACCAAATGTCAATCCTTGTATAAATCTGAGATGCGTTTGGTCTAGAAATAGAAATTATTGCATCGAGATGAGCAACGCTGGTGCCGATGGCTCCATTTGCGGTGACAAAAAA ATCTGCGTTCACGGTAGATGCCTGTCAGAGAGCGAATTATTAGCTCGATAG
- the LSm3 gene encoding U6 snRNA-associated Sm-like protein LSm3, with protein sequence MADEAEQVPAINVKEPLDLIRLSLDERIYVKMRNERELRGRLHAYDQHLNMVLGEAEETVTTVEIDEETYEEVYRTTKRNIPMLFVRGDGVILVSPPSMRAQI encoded by the exons ATGGCGGACGAAGCTGAGCAG GTTCCAGCTATAAACGTAAAAGAGCCGTTAGATTTGATCCGACTCAGTCTGGACGAGAGGATATATGTGAAAATGCGCAACGAAAGGGAACTACGAGGTCGTTTGCAC GCCTACGATCAGCATTTGAATATGGTATTGGGAGAGGCAGAAGAAACGGTGACGACTGTAGAAATTGATGAAGAAACTTACGAGGAAGTATACCGCACGACTAAACGAAATATTCCAATGTTGTTTGTGCGTGGAGACGGAGTTATTCTTGTTTCACCACCGAGTATGAGGGCACAGATTTAG
- the LOC122411617 gene encoding sperm flagellar protein 1-like: MLKVSNLPIEEQNIETVNTTVKPQEDAKSTTKPTVAKNLDDRPPNDIASATLTSPDAVAAAIAEQTDDPLEEIYTWVDQISFSRPRKNIARDFSDAVFMAELLKRYYPRHVDLHNYVPRNAVGKKIENWSTLDRKVLSKIGLRLNKDTILKLAYSEAGAIETVLAEVRKKVLKDCNAERASLYFDYEDNRKGETAESILNREEVTNKKVPRRAFVKLKNELQEKKSHIATLKERVSHLESLVKLKDQRIADLASQIKDFAGKNLTQIARTESARKKY, from the exons atgttgaaagtaTCAAATTTACCGATAGAGGAGCAAAATATAGAAACAGTGAATACTACGGTGAAACCGCAAGAGGATGCGAAAAGCACGACGAAGCCGACAGTTGCAAAAAACTTGGATGATCGGCCGCCGAACGATATTGCGAGTGCGACATTAACATCACCcgatgctgttgctgctgccaTCGCCGAACAAACCGACGATCCCCTTGAAGAGATTTATACTTGGGTCGATCAAATCTCATTCTCGAGACCGAGAAAGAACATTGCAAGAGATTTTTCCGACGCTG TCTTTATGGCAGAATTGTTGAAACGGTATTACCCTCGTCACGTGGATTTGCACAATTACGTGCCGAGAAACGCAGTTGGAAAAAAGATTGAGAATTGGAGCACTCTCGATCGTAAAGTACTATCCAAAATCGGCTTGAGATTGAACAAAGACACGATACTGAAATTGGCGTATTCGGAGGCAGGTGCGATAGAAACGGTCCTAGCTgaagttagaaaaaaagttCTCAAAGATTGCAATGCCGAAAGGGCATCTTTGTATTTTGACTATGAGGACAATCGAAAAGGTG AAACTGCTGAATCTATACTGAATCGAGAAGaagtaacaaacaaaaaagtgcCCCGCAGAGCATTTGTCAAGTTGAAGAACGAgttgcaggaaaaaaaaagccacATTGCTACACTAAAGGAAAGAGTCTCGCATCTTGAGAGTCTTGTAAAATTGAAGGATCAGAGGATTGCCGACTTGGCTAGCCAAATTAAAGATTTTGCTGGAAAAAACTTGACACAGATAGCGCGTACTGAGagtgcaagaaaaaaatattaa